GGAGATAAATTCAACAACTTCTTCTTTGGTAACGGCCATGATAAGTCTCCTGATCTTTGGCTTTAGTGCAAATAATTCGATGGTTGCTTGCTATGCGGCGTTGGATTTCTGATCTTCGATGCCCTTGAGGGCATAAAGCAGACCACGCACCACGTTGGCGAACAGCGAAACAAAGTTGGTGGGCACGGCGTTCATGGTGCCGAGCAACTGACCGAGGAGCTGTTCCCTTCCGGGCAGCTTGGCCAGTGCGTCAATCTGGGCGGCGGTCATAGCCTTGCCGTCCAGGCTGGCGCAGCGAAGCTCAAAGAGCTTGCTTTGCTTGGCAAAATCGCTGAGCGCCTTGGCCACCGCCACGGGGTCATCGAACCCAAAGGCTACGCCGCAGTTATCATGGAAATTATCCTTGATAGCGTTGTGCGTACCGTCGGTCAGAGCAATACGGGCAAGCGTGTTTTTAACGACGAGATATTCGCCGCCTGCATTACGCAGGGAAACGCGCAGGTTCGTCAGCTCTTCCACCGTCATGCCCTTGAAGTCCGTGATAACCGCAAAAGAAGCCTTTTCGGCGCGGGCCTTGACGGCTTCAATAATTACGGCTTTTCCAGACCTGTTCACGTGATACCTCTCACGTTCGGGGTTGCCAGGTGGAATGCCGAGCCAAAGAAGAAGTGTCTGGACAGGGTATTAAGAGCTTGCGCCCACCTGTCGTCTTCGACTCGAATTCCGTATCCTTAGACAGATTGTGGGCGCACTGACATACAGCGCGCCCACAGCCTTGAGAGCTTAGCCCTCAAGAAATTTTTTAACCTGAGCCATGTCGACCTTGAAGCCGGGACCCATGGTGGTGGACACAGCCATGGAGAGCATGTAACTGCCCTTGGCGGCGGAAGGCTTCAGGCGGTTCACGGCGTCAAGCAGGGCCTTGAGGTTGCCCAGAATCTTTTCGGGGCCAAAGGAGACCTTGCCAAGGGGAGCGTGCAGCACGCCAGCCTTGTCAACCTTGAAGTCCACGCGACCGGCCTTAAGTTCGGTAACGGCCTTGGTCACATCAAAAGTGACGGAGCCGGTCTTGGCGTTGGGCATAAGGCCACGGGGGCCAAGCACGCGACCGATCTGACCCACAAGAGCCATAACGTCGGGGGTAGCCACGGCGGCGTCAAAATCGAGGCAGCCTTCTTTAACCTTGGCGACCAGGTCTTCGGCACCCACAACATCTGCACCGGCTTCGCGGGCTTCCGCCTGCTTTTCGCCCTTACAGAACACGGCCACGCGAACGGTCTTGCCAAGCCCGTGGGGCAGGGTCACAGCGCCGCGAACCATCTGGTCAGAATATTTGGGGTCAACGCCGAGGCGCACGGCCACGTCAACTGTTTCGTCAAATTTGGCAAAGGAAGCGCCAAGTGATTTGCTGACGGCGTCTTCAATGCTGAAGCGTTCCTGAAGGTTGCTACCTTCAAGCGCCTTGCGGAAATTCTTGCCATGTCTGGGCATGAGATAATCCTTTCGTTTTGCATCTCCTGCCGAACTTTGTCTTGCGCAAAGGCGGCAGTACAATTGATTTCAACGATGGCTGCCAAGCGTTTAAAAGCTGTTGCAGCCGTAAGACCAGTGTGCCGTATATGCAACGAGCGCCCAAGGGCGCTCACGGCTTTAAATGGGCCTTACTTAACGTCAATGCCCATGCTGCGAGCGGTACCAGCAATGGACTTCACCGCAGACTCAATGCTTGCAGCATTCAGATCGGGCAGCTTCAGCTTGGCGATTTCTTCAATCTGCGCCATGCTCAGGCTACCAACCTTGTTACGGTTGGGTTCGCCGGAACCCTTTTCGATCTTGGCGGCTTTCATGATCAGCACCGAGGCCGGAGGGGTCTTGGTGATGAAGGTGAAAGAGCGGTCGGCGTACACGGTGATGACCACAGGAATGATCGTGCCCTTCTGTTCCATGGTGCGGGCATTGAATTCCTTGCAGAAACCCATGATGTTCAGGCCGTGCTGACCGAGGGCAGGACCAACCGGCGGCGAGGGGTTAGCCGCGCCAGCGGGGATCTGCAGTTTGATTTTGGCAACTTCTTTCTTGGCCATTTGAGTTATCCTTCATCGCTGCTCGCGCAGTTCAAGGCAAAGCCCTGTCGCGCGGGGGCAAGTCATTAACCTTTGGATACCTGCACGAAATCCAGTTCCACAGGGGTCTGACGACCAAAAATGGAAACGGAAACGCGCAGTTTCCCCTTGTCGTAGTTGACGTCTTCCACAACGCCATTGAAGCCGCCAAACGGCCCTTCAATAACGCGTACTTCGTCGCCGCGGTCAAAGTTGAACTTGGGCCGTGGCGTTTCCTGGCGAGACTCCATCAGGGAGAGAATGCGCTGTGCTTCACTCTCACGCATTGGGGTAGGACGGTTTTTGCCGCCCACAAAGCCGGTGACCTTGGGGATGGACTGTACCAGATGCCAGGAAAGATCCGTCATGGTCATACGCACCATGACATACCCGGGATAGAACTTGCGCGTAGAGGTGCGCTGCTGTCCACCCTTGGTAGGTTCAATAACCTTTTCAGTGGGAACAACAACTTCCTCAATAAGCCCTTCATCCTGCCCGGTGCGGCGCAACTCGTTAATGGTCTTCTGCACACGCTGCTCGAAACCCGAGTAGGTGTGCACGATGTACCAGCGAGCCTTTTTGCAGAGCTCGGAAGTTTCGTCGATAACAGGGTCTTTCATATCGGCCTTCAGGACAATAGGGTCTTGATCAGGGAAGACAGACCAAAGTCCACCAGCCCCAGGATGACAGCCATCACGGCTACAAAGCCCAAAACGGCCAAGGTGGCTTTGCGCGTTTCCTGCAACGTAGGCCAGGTGACCTTGCGCAATTCGGCCTTGGCGTCCTCAACGTAGCGAGTAAACCGTACGACAGGGTTCGGGCCTTTGTCCGCCTTAAGGTCGGCAGCTTGAGCTTGTTTTTTTGCCATGGTGTAATCCGGAGATAAAAAATGGCAGGGCAGGAGGGATTCGAACCCCCAACATGCGGTTTTGGAGACCGCCGCTCTAGCCGTTAGAGCTACTGCCCTGCACACCGTCCGGGGGGCTTATCGCCCCCCGGCGGAAGTTTATTTTACCTGGTTTCGCGATGCACAGTGTGCTTCTTATCCCAGGGACAATACTTTTTCATTTCCAGCCGACCGGTAGTATTTTTCTTGTTCTTCCGGGTGCTGTAGTTGCGGCGCTTGCACTCAGTGCAGGCCAGTATGATATTAACTCGCATATGCTACTCGATGATTTCTGTCACCACACCGGAACCAACGGTGCGGCCACCTTCGCGAATGGCGAAACGCAGGCCAGCTTCCATGGCGATGGGGGCGATGAGTTCAACGATGAACTGGGAGTTATCGCCAGGCATAACCATTTCCACGCCTTCGGGCAGGTTGATGATGCCGGTGATGTCAGTGGTACGGAAGTAGAACTGAGGACGGTAGCCAGAGAAGAACGGGGTATGACGGCCGCCTTCTTCCTTGGAGAGAACGTACACTTCAGCCTTGAACTTCTTGTGGGGCGTGATGCTCTTGGGAGCGGCGAGAACCTGGCCGCGTTCCACTTCGTCACGCTTCGTGCCGCGGAGCAGAGCGCCGATGTTGTCGCCCGCCTGGCCCTGATCGAGCAGCTTGCGGAACATTTCGACGCCGGTGCAGGTCGTCTTCACGGTGGGACGGATACCCACGATTTCGACTTCTTCGCCGACCTTGATGATGCCACGTTCCACACGACCGGTGACCACGGTACCGCGGCCGGAGATGGAGAACACGTCTTCGATGGGCATCAGGAAGGGCTTGTCGGTTTCGCGGACCGGATCCGGGAAGTAGCTGTCGCAAGCGGCGAGCAGTTCGAGCACGCACTGGGCGTCAGGGGAATCAGCGCTATCGGATTCCAGAGCCTTCAGAGCGGAACCGCGGACAACCGGGATTTCATCGCCGGGGTAGCCGTAGGAGCTCAGCAGTTCGCGGACTTCCATTTCGACGAGTTCGAGCAGTTCGGGGTCGTCGACGAGGTCGCACTTGTTCATGAACACGACGAGGTGAGGCACGCCGACCTGACGGGCGAGCAGGATGTGCTCACGGGTCTGGGGCATGGGACCGTCGGTGGCGGCAACCACGATGATCGCGCCGTCCATCTGAGCGGCACCGGTGATCATGTTCTTGATGTAGTCGGCGTGGCCGGGGCAGTCCACGTGAGCGTAGTGACGGTTGTCGGTTTCGTATTCGACGTGGGCGGTGGAAATGGTGATACCACGTTCCTTTTCTTCCGGAGCCTTGTCGATTTCGTCGTACGCGATGAACTTACCGCCCTGCTTCATAGCAGCGACTTTGGTGATGGCGGCAGTCAGAGTGGTCTTGCCGTGGTCGATGTGACCGACAGTACCAATGTTCATATGAGGCTTGGTACGCGTAAATTTTTCCTTACCCATGACGGTCTCCCTTCTTGGTTGCAGAAGATAACGGATTTTTATGGGACAGAGCCTGTGGCGTCACAAGACCATCCATCACTAGCCATCAATCTGGCAGCGCTCTGGCATCCCGATACGTTAGGCACGGCGAAATGGGGGAGGTGAGGAAGAGGCAGGTGTGGAGCGGGAAACGAGACTCGAACTCGCAACCCTCAGCTTGGAAGGCTGATGCTCTAGCCATTGAGCTATTCCCGCCTGTATGCCGTAGTCCCCTGACAGTTTTTACCTGTCTCCTACAGCCGTGTCAGCTTTTTTCATCTGGTGGAGGGGGGAGGATTTGAACCTCCGAAGTCTCACGACGACAGATTTACAGTCTGTTCCCTTTGGCCACTCGGGAACCCCTCCACTTTAGGAAGACAAAAACAGGGCCATTGCAATCTGTTTTTGTCGATGCGCGCGGAATCGCTTCCGCTTGTGCTCCAACCGGCGAACCGGAAGCCTTACGGCTT
The sequence above is a segment of the Desulfovibrio sp. genome. Coding sequences within it:
- the rplJ gene encoding 50S ribosomal protein L10, with product MNRSGKAVIIEAVKARAEKASFAVITDFKGMTVEELTNLRVSLRNAGGEYLVVKNTLARIALTDGTHNAIKDNFHDNCGVAFGFDDPVAVAKALSDFAKQSKLFELRCASLDGKAMTAAQIDALAKLPGREQLLGQLLGTMNAVPTNFVSLFANVVRGLLYALKGIEDQKSNAA
- the rpmG gene encoding 50S ribosomal protein L33, which encodes MRVNIILACTECKRRNYSTRKNKKNTTGRLEMKKYCPWDKKHTVHRETR
- the tuf gene encoding elongation factor Tu, yielding MGKEKFTRTKPHMNIGTVGHIDHGKTTLTAAITKVAAMKQGGKFIAYDEIDKAPEEKERGITISTAHVEYETDNRHYAHVDCPGHADYIKNMITGAAQMDGAIIVVAATDGPMPQTREHILLARQVGVPHLVVFMNKCDLVDDPELLELVEMEVRELLSSYGYPGDEIPVVRGSALKALESDSADSPDAQCVLELLAACDSYFPDPVRETDKPFLMPIEDVFSISGRGTVVTGRVERGIIKVGEEVEIVGIRPTVKTTCTGVEMFRKLLDQGQAGDNIGALLRGTKRDEVERGQVLAAPKSITPHKKFKAEVYVLSKEEGGRHTPFFSGYRPQFYFRTTDITGIINLPEGVEMVMPGDNSQFIVELIAPIAMEAGLRFAIREGGRTVGSGVVTEIIE
- the rplA gene encoding 50S ribosomal protein L1, which translates into the protein MPRHGKNFRKALEGSNLQERFSIEDAVSKSLGASFAKFDETVDVAVRLGVDPKYSDQMVRGAVTLPHGLGKTVRVAVFCKGEKQAEAREAGADVVGAEDLVAKVKEGCLDFDAAVATPDVMALVGQIGRVLGPRGLMPNAKTGSVTFDVTKAVTELKAGRVDFKVDKAGVLHAPLGKVSFGPEKILGNLKALLDAVNRLKPSAAKGSYMLSMAVSTTMGPGFKVDMAQVKKFLEG
- the secE gene encoding preprotein translocase subunit SecE; this encodes MAKKQAQAADLKADKGPNPVVRFTRYVEDAKAELRKVTWPTLQETRKATLAVLGFVAVMAVILGLVDFGLSSLIKTLLS
- the rplK gene encoding 50S ribosomal protein L11, which produces MAKKEVAKIKLQIPAGAANPSPPVGPALGQHGLNIMGFCKEFNARTMEQKGTIIPVVITVYADRSFTFITKTPPASVLIMKAAKIEKGSGEPNRNKVGSLSMAQIEEIAKLKLPDLNAASIESAVKSIAGTARSMGIDVK
- the nusG gene encoding transcription termination/antitermination protein NusG — encoded protein: MKDPVIDETSELCKKARWYIVHTYSGFEQRVQKTINELRRTGQDEGLIEEVVVPTEKVIEPTKGGQQRTSTRKFYPGYVMVRMTMTDLSWHLVQSIPKVTGFVGGKNRPTPMRESEAQRILSLMESRQETPRPKFNFDRGDEVRVIEGPFGGFNGVVEDVNYDKGKLRVSVSIFGRQTPVELDFVQVSKG